In Haliaeetus albicilla chromosome 18, bHalAlb1.1, whole genome shotgun sequence, one genomic interval encodes:
- the NDUFA4L2 gene encoding NADH dehydrogenase [ubiquinone] 1 alpha subcomplex subunit 4-like 2 isoform X2, translating to MKGPLLGGMFSRHVKRHPGLIPLIGFISVGLGSAVLYLLRLALYSPDVSWDRKNNPEPWNKLSPTDQYKFLAVSTDYKSLKKDRPSF from the exons ATGAAGGGCCCCCTGCTTGGAGGCATGTTCTCCCGGCATGTCAAGCGGCACCCCGGA ctcATTCCCCTCATTGGCTTCATCAGCGTCGGCCTGGGCAGTGCTGTCCTGTACTTGCTGAGGCTGGCCCTGTACAGCCCCGATGTCAG CTGGGATcgaaaaaataatcctgaacCCTGGAATAAGCTGAGCCCCACGGACCAGTATAAA tTTCTGGCAGTTTCCACCGACTACAAGAGCCTCAAGAAAGACCGTCCCAGTTTCTGA
- the NDUFA4L2 gene encoding NADH dehydrogenase [ubiquinone] 1 alpha subcomplex subunit 4-like 2 isoform X1, producing the protein MKGPLLGGMFSRHVKRHPGLIPLIGFISVGLGSAVLYLLRLALYSPDVSSVAHGPCSPTLSNAYLIFVCSCWDRKNNPEPWNKLSPTDQYKFLAVSTDYKSLKKDRPSF; encoded by the exons ATGAAGGGCCCCCTGCTTGGAGGCATGTTCTCCCGGCATGTCAAGCGGCACCCCGGA ctcATTCCCCTCATTGGCTTCATCAGCGTCGGCCTGGGCAGTGCTGTCCTGTACTTGCTGAGGCTGGCCCTGTACAGCCCCGATGTCAG cTCAGTGGCCCACGGTCCCTGCAGCCCGACGCTGTCTAATGCCTATCTAATATTTGTTTGCTCCTG CTGGGATcgaaaaaataatcctgaacCCTGGAATAAGCTGAGCCCCACGGACCAGTATAAA tTTCTGGCAGTTTCCACCGACTACAAGAGCCTCAAGAAAGACCGTCCCAGTTTCTGA